The following proteins are encoded in a genomic region of Penaeus chinensis breed Huanghai No. 1 chromosome 10, ASM1920278v2, whole genome shotgun sequence:
- the LOC125029858 gene encoding extensin-like, translating into MPLPTPTAKCPCPHPPRNALAQTHRKMPLPTPTAKCPCPLPPPNALAHTHRQMPLPTPTAKCPCPHPPPYALTHTHRQMPLPTPTPKYSCPLPPPNALVHTHRQMPLPTPTPKYSCPLPPPNALVHTHRQVPLPTPTAKCSCPHPPPNALAHTHRQMPLPTPTAKCPCPHPPRNALAQTHRKMPLPTPTAKCPCSLPPPNALAHTHRQMPLPTPTAKCPCPHPPPYALTHTHRQMPLSTPTAKYSCPLPPPNALVHTHRQVPLPTPTAKCPCPHPPPNALAHSHRQMPLPTPTAKCPCPHPPPNALAHTHPQILLPTPTVKCPCPHPPPNALAHSHRQMPLPTPTPKYSCPLPPLNALVHTHRQMPLPTPTAKCPCPHPPPNALAHSHRQMPLPTPTAKCPCPLPPPNALAHTHRQMPLPTPTAICPYPHPPQNALAHTHRHMPLPTPHRIIVAKSTHFQRVSNRTHWIDPPPPSPRLTSIHYDFLHRLQIHPQTPATSSVSHKHRPHPRSPTNTGHNTRPLTSIPPSPPSHSVPFQNTHSSSCPPRTPTAYSNSSPYLPLHT; encoded by the coding sequence ATGCCCTTGCCCACACCCACCGCCAAATGCCCTTGCCCACACCCACCGCGAAATGCCCTTGCCCAAACCCACCGCAAAATGCCCTTGCCCACACCCACCGCGAAATGCCCTTGCCCACTCCCACCGCCAAATGCCCTTGCCCACACCCACCGCCAAATGCCCTTGCCCACTCCCACCGCCAAATGCCCTTGCCCACACCCACCGCCATATGCCCTTACCCACACCCACCGCCAAATGCCCttgcccacacccacccccaaatACTCTTGCCCACTCCCACCGCCAAATGCCCTTGTCCACACCCACCGCCAAATGCCcttgcccacccccacccccaaatacTCTTGCCCACTCCCACCGCCAAATGCCCTTGTCCACACCCACCGCCAAGTGCCCTTGCCCACTCCCACCGCCAAATGCTCTTGCCCACACCCACCGCCAAATGCCCTTGCCCACACCCACCGCCAAATGCCCTTGCCCACTCCCACCGCCAAATGCCCTTGCCCACACCCACCGCGAAATGCCCTTGCCCAAACCCACCGCAAAATGCCCTTGCCCACACCCACCGCGAAATGCCCTTGCTCACTCCCACCGCCAAATGCCCTTGCCCACACCCACCGCCAAATGCCCTTGCCCACTCCCACCGCCAAATGCCCTTGCCCACACCCACCGCCATATGCCCTTACCCACACCCACCGCCAAATGCCCTTGTCCACACCCACCGCCAAATACTCTTGCCCACTCCCACCGCCAAATGCCCTTGTCCACACCCACCGCCAAGTGCCCTTGCCCACACCCACCGCCAAATGCCCTTGCCCACACCCACCGCCAAATGCCCTTGCCCACTCCCACCGCCAAATGCCCTTGCCCACACCCACCGCCAAATGCCCTTGCCCACACCCACCGCCAAATGCCCttgcccacacccacccccaaatACTCTTGCCCACTCCCACCGTTAAATGCCCTTGTCCACACCCACCGCCAAATGCCCTTGCCCACTCCCACCGCCAAATGCCCttgcccacacccacccccaaatACTCTTGCCCACTCCCACCGTTAAATGCCCTTGTCCACACCCACCGCCAAATGCCCTTGCCCACTCCCACCGCCAAATGCCCTTGCCCACACCCACCGCCAAATGCCCTTGCCCACTCCCACCGCCAAATGCCCTTGCCCACTCCCACCGCCAAATGCCCTTGCCCACTCCCACCGCCAAATGCCCTTGCCCACACCCACCGCCAAATGCCCTTGCCCACACCCACCGCCATATGCCCTTACCCACACCCACCGCAAAATGCCCTTGCCCACACCCACCGCCATATGCCCTTACCAACACCCCACCGTATCATCGTCGCTAAATCCACACACTTTCAAAGAGTCTCCAACCGCACACACtggatcgaccccccccccccctcgccccgcctTACTAGCATCCACTATGACTTCCTTCATCGCCTTCAGATCCACCCACAAACACCAGCCACATCCTCGGTCTCCCACAAACACCGGCCACATCCTAGGTCTCCCACAAACACTGGTCACAACACCCGTCCCTTGACAAGTATCCCACCGAGTCCCCCGTCACACTCAGTCCCATTTCAGAACACCCACAGCAGTTCCTGTCCTCCACGGACACCCACTGCATATTCCAACTCCTCGCCTTATCTCCCCCTTCACACCTAA